DNA from Musa acuminata AAA Group cultivar baxijiao chromosome BXJ1-5, Cavendish_Baxijiao_AAA, whole genome shotgun sequence:
CGGTTGCTTTGAACGTGACGACGTTGCCCTTCGACGAAGGCTTCTGCCACCTCTTCGGCGACGACAACCTCGTACGCTCCCCGGACGGCCGCAGCGCCCGTCTCATCCTCAACCGCTACTCCGGTACTTACCATCCCCGTCCTCGTTCGAGCATGCTCACCCTTGTTTACATATGTAGTATATATAGAGTGATTTATGCGTTGATCGTGGTCAATTAGGTTCGGGCTTCATATCGAACGACCTTTACGACCATGGGTTCTTCAGCGCCTCCATCAAGCTGCCGTCCGATTACACGGCCGGCGTCGTCGTCGCCTTCTATGTGAGTCCACGCCCTCTCATCTTCACTTTCCCTCTGCACAATATAGCGTTCTAGTAATCCTGTGTTGTTATTAGGAATCATACAATAGGAAAAAGGCTAGTTGTTCACGTTTCCTGCAAAATAATGAACCAAAATGGAATGGAGCGTCTGgtacatgaagaaggaaagacaCCTACGCCAGGCTTGTTGGTCCGATACCTTCATGCTCCTTTTGGACCGTTCAAACATTGGTGTCAACTGTTGTTTCTTGTGGAGTTCGAAGTTGTGTTTCCACGTACTGGTCGAAGTTCTAGTACCATCACCACCCAAATACATTGAAGACTTTGAGTTCTATTGGATACAGACGTGCTCATCAATTTCAAGCATCGAAGGAAATGCTGGGTTATAGGACGTTGCACTAAACTGTTGTATTGATTCTGGTATTGATGCTGAGTTGTGGAATTATGCTCCGCAGACTTCTAATGGAGATATATTCGAGAAGACACACGATGAGCTGGACTTCGAGTTCTTGGGCAACACGAGGGGTAGAGAGTGGAGGATACAGACTAATGTGTACGGGAACGGAAGCACCAGTCGAGGCCGGGAGGAGCGCTACCTCCTTCCCTTCGATCCCACCGTCGAAGCTCACCGATACTCCATCCTGTGGACCTCCGACTTCATCATGTATGCCCCTCTTTACCCTCCCATCTCATCTTACGCTCATGAAATATGCCTTGGTTGGGTACATCCTCAGAAGAAGGCATTTTTGGTCATTTACTCTCCATTTATACTCTGCCGCAGTAGTAatctttttctccccctttgagaTGATGGAATACAAACTGTCAGTATGCTACTCCTCCCCCTGCAATGTTTCCTAGTCCATGCCAAGTTGACGACTGGAAAATACTAAGGGTCGTGTTGTTGGCTTTGCAGATTCTACATTGACGACACCCCTATCAGGGAGGTGGTCCGGTGCGACGCCATGGGCGGCGACTACCCGTCGAAACCCATGTCCATCTACGCCACCATATGGGATGGCTCCACCTGGGCCACCGGCAACGGCAAGTACAAGGTGAACTACAAGTACGCGCCGTTCGTCTCCGATTTCTCCGACCTCGTCCTCCGCGGCTGCCGCGTCGACCCCATCCAGCAGCCGGACTCCGCCAGGCGGTGCTCCGAGGCCAACGAAGACCTCTTGACGGCCGACTTCGCGGTGATGACCCCCAAGAAGCGTGCCGCCATGCGCCGCTTCCGCGAGCGCTATATGACCTACGCCTTCTGCTACGACACCAACCGGTACCCGCTCACGTTCCCGGACTGCGACGTGATTCCGTCGGAGCAGAGCAGGTTCTTCGAGTGGGGCGAGACCAAGTACCCGAGGGAGCGCCGGAGGTCCAGGCGCCAGATCCGGAAGCCGCCGAGGGCCGGCGACCCAAAGCGCGAGGCGGACGTCTAACTGCTGCTGTTGCTATGCTCATCCCGACAAgattcttccattcttggttgttCATGTGAGTAGGACTGATGGCTTCTTTGTTTTGTTATGGTGTGTGCGTCGTCGGTACGTATTCGTTGATTCTTTGTGGGTGGTCATCCGTGTGGAACTTAATTTTATGTGAAGCAATGGTGGGTGTTTAGATGCTATCAAGGGGTTGGTTAGATATCGTAGTCATGGAGGACATCGATGGATGCTTTTCCCGAGTGCGAGCATATCGGGTTGGCCATTTGGTACACGCAAATATATGCTATCTTATCTTTCGGTGTGTTGcttggatattggatggctgcgcAGGGCAGAACCGGGAAGGCCCAAAGCAGCGTCTTTTTTAGCCATATGTATCTTCGTGGGTGGTCCAAATTGGTCGCCGTTGGTGATGGAAGTGGGCGGAGTTAATGCGGAAAAGCAATGTGAACTTGTAGAACGTGGGGGGCGGGGCGCTCCGGCGACCAACGGAGGTGGCTTCTCATCTGTCACGGCTGGTGGATAAGGGATATGGGGTGAGCAGCCACTGAATGTTATTCTCACGTTGTTAGAGGGAGAAGATGAGATGGTGGGTCTCTCTGGTGTCCCTCGCGAGTCCACAGATCCACAGCAGCAGCCGCGGATGATTAGGTGTGGGGTATGGGTCCTCCATTCGAGGTAATCCATCCGATGGATTGCAACGGAGACACTGGAGGACTTGAGGGGGTCGACGATGGTGAGT
Protein-coding regions in this window:
- the LOC135674196 gene encoding probable xyloglucan endotransglucosylase/hydrolase protein 30, encoding MTTAPSIATAVVMLSCIVTAAVALNVTTLPFDEGFCHLFGDDNLVRSPDGRSARLILNRYSGSGFISNDLYDHGFFSASIKLPSDYTAGVVVAFYTSNGDIFEKTHDELDFEFLGNTRGREWRIQTNVYGNGSTSRGREERYLLPFDPTVEAHRYSILWTSDFIIFYIDDTPIREVVRCDAMGGDYPSKPMSIYATIWDGSTWATGNGKYKVNYKYAPFVSDFSDLVLRGCRVDPIQQPDSARRCSEANEDLLTADFAVMTPKKRAAMRRFRERYMTYAFCYDTNRYPLTFPDCDVIPSEQSRFFEWGETKYPRERRRSRRQIRKPPRAGDPKREADV